Proteins encoded by one window of Kribbella italica:
- a CDS encoding ABC transporter permease, giving the protein MTAVGLPGVTARRSSLDVVLRARELGIVIALVLLVAVTAISNPRFLSGQSIRDILLGTAILAVLAVGQAVVVITRNIDLSVGSVLGLSAFTVGTLLRDNPGLPVVVALLVGAAVGGICGAANGVLVRYGNVPALVVTLGTLYVVRGITYFWAGGQQINADELPQGFLDFGNASLVSVPYLVLIALLVLVVTGLVLRNYRAGRELYAMGSSPQAAKLAGIAVGRRTVAAFLVSGALAGLAGVLFAARFGTIDAAAGTGYELNVVAAVVVGGVAVFGGSGSVWGAALGALLLTTIGSALAVLEINQFWQQAIVGGLILLAIGADRLVAARVAATLKKRGSHVS; this is encoded by the coding sequence ATGACGGCCGTCGGGCTGCCCGGCGTGACCGCGCGCAGATCCTCGCTCGACGTGGTGCTCCGGGCCCGTGAGCTGGGCATCGTGATCGCGCTGGTCCTGCTGGTCGCGGTGACCGCGATCTCGAACCCCCGGTTCCTGTCCGGGCAGAGCATCCGCGACATCCTGCTCGGCACCGCGATCCTGGCCGTTCTGGCGGTCGGCCAGGCCGTGGTGGTGATCACCCGCAACATCGACCTCTCGGTGGGCTCGGTGCTCGGACTGAGCGCCTTCACCGTCGGCACGCTGCTCCGGGACAATCCGGGGCTCCCGGTCGTGGTCGCCCTGCTGGTCGGCGCCGCGGTCGGAGGGATCTGCGGCGCCGCCAACGGCGTCCTGGTTCGGTACGGCAACGTCCCGGCCCTGGTCGTCACCCTCGGCACGCTGTACGTCGTCCGCGGCATCACCTACTTCTGGGCCGGTGGTCAGCAGATCAACGCCGACGAGCTGCCGCAGGGCTTTCTCGACTTCGGCAACGCGTCCCTCGTCTCGGTGCCGTACCTGGTGCTGATCGCCCTGCTGGTCCTGGTCGTCACCGGCCTGGTGCTGCGCAACTACCGGGCCGGCCGCGAGCTCTACGCGATGGGTTCGAGCCCGCAGGCAGCCAAGCTGGCCGGGATCGCGGTCGGGCGTCGTACGGTCGCGGCCTTCCTGGTCAGCGGCGCGTTGGCCGGTCTGGCGGGGGTGTTGTTCGCCGCCCGCTTCGGCACGATCGACGCCGCCGCCGGCACCGGCTACGAGCTGAACGTGGTCGCCGCGGTCGTGGTCGGCGGTGTCGCCGTCTTCGGTGGCAGCGGGTCGGTCTGGGGTGCGGCGCTCGGCGCGTTGCTGCTGACCACGATCGGCAGCGCGCTGGCCGTTCTCGAGATCAACCAGTTCTGGCAGCAGGCGATCGTCGGCGGTCTGATCCTGCTCGCGATCGGTGCCGATCGGCTGGTCGCGGCCCGGGTCGCCGCGACGTTGAAGAAGCGAGGCTCCCATGTCAGCTGA